A section of the Corynebacterium tuberculostearicum genome encodes:
- the coaE gene encoding dephospho-CoA kinase has product MKLIGLTGGIGSGKSTVATLCRERGWRVVDADGIARDVVKPGRPALAELAAAFGEDILLADGSLNRKELARRAFADKEHTELLNSITHPRIQEETQRQFAAAREEGHDFAVYDMPLLVDNGLDKDMDVVIVVDVAVEERVRRLVASRGLEEDDARRRIAAQVPDEVRLAAATHVIDNNGTLEQLRARAAEVMNRIEAES; this is encoded by the coding sequence ATGAAACTCATTGGCCTTACAGGTGGTATTGGCAGTGGCAAGTCAACAGTTGCAACGCTCTGCCGTGAACGGGGGTGGCGCGTGGTAGACGCCGATGGCATTGCCCGCGACGTCGTAAAGCCGGGTCGGCCGGCGCTAGCGGAGCTGGCAGCAGCATTTGGAGAAGATATTTTGCTGGCGGACGGCAGTCTCAACCGCAAGGAATTGGCTCGGCGAGCCTTTGCGGACAAGGAACACACCGAGCTGTTGAACTCCATTACCCATCCACGCATCCAAGAGGAAACTCAGCGCCAATTTGCGGCGGCACGTGAAGAAGGGCATGACTTTGCCGTTTACGATATGCCGCTTTTGGTGGATAACGGTTTAGACAAAGACATGGACGTCGTCATCGTGGTCGACGTGGCCGTAGAAGAGCGCGTCCGCCGCCTCGTAGCTTCACGCGGGCTGGAAGAGGACGATGCGCGCCGTCGCATTGCAGCGCAGGTACCTGATGAGGTGCGATTGGCCGCAGCCACGCATGTGATCGACAACAATGGCACGTTGGAGCAGCTGCGGGCGCGAGCGGCCGAGGTCATGAACCGCATAGAAGCGGAGTCCTAG
- a CDS encoding DUF4259 domain-containing protein yields MGTWDTGPFDNHAARELLASLRDGSFDLKAFQKSCAEEPMDSDDAETMIALGALLKLKADALPEGIHREDLAPLYTPQSKAWLRRRINSAMRPETSSVYALWETTGELEEWLRTAQDSLP; encoded by the coding sequence GTGGGAACGTGGGATACTGGGCCTTTTGACAATCACGCGGCGCGAGAACTGCTCGCTAGCTTGCGTGATGGCTCGTTCGATCTCAAGGCCTTTCAGAAGTCATGCGCCGAAGAGCCCATGGACTCCGATGACGCGGAAACCATGATCGCACTGGGCGCCTTATTGAAGCTGAAAGCTGATGCGCTGCCGGAAGGAATCCACCGCGAGGATCTTGCGCCCCTGTACACGCCGCAGTCTAAAGCGTGGCTGCGCCGCCGCATTAATAGTGCGATGCGACCAGAGACGTCTTCTGTTTATGCGCTGTGGGAGACCACCGGCGAGCTGGAAGAGTGGCTGCGCACCGCGCAGGACTCCTTGCCGTGA
- the uvrB gene encoding excinuclease ABC subunit UvrB, which translates to MAFAAEHPLIPNSEHRVVSEVERTPGEFQVVSEYEPAGDQPAAIAELNERLNRDERDVVLMGATGTGKSATAAWLIEKQQRPTLVMAPNKTLAAQLANELRQLLPHNAVEYFVSYYDYYQPEAYIAQTDTYIEKDSSINEDVERLRHSATSALLSRRDVVVVSSVSCIYGLGTPQSYLDRSVIISVDEELDRDRFLRLLVDIQYERNDVGFTRGTFRAKGDTVDIIPAYEERAVRIEFFGDDIDSLYYIHPVTGDVIEEVDEVRIFPATHYVAGPERMEKAVAAIKEELAERLEDLENRGKLLEAQRLRMRTEYDLEMIEQVGFCSGIENYSRHVDGRPAGSAPATLLDYFPEDFLTIIDESHVTVPQIGGMFEGDMSRKRNLVEFGFRLPSAVDNRPLTFDEFEQRVGQTVYMSATPGDFELTSSDGEYVEQVIRPTGLVDPKVTVKPTKGQIDDLIDEVRTRISQQERVLVTTLTKRMAEDLTDYLLEQGIKVRYLHSDIDTLQRVELLRQLRLGEFDVLVGINLLREGLDLPEVSLVAILDADKEGFLRSTTSLIQTIGRAARNVSGEVIMYADKITDSMQEAIEETERRREKQIAYNKEHGIDPQPLRKKIADILDQVYEDGGEEESNSAPSAVVEKRDISSMATDEVQALIDDLSAQMGAAARELKFELAGRLRDEIADLKKELRGLKEAGI; encoded by the coding sequence ATGGCTTTTGCTGCTGAACATCCCCTTATTCCAAATTCCGAGCACCGCGTCGTCAGCGAGGTCGAGCGCACCCCAGGTGAGTTTCAGGTTGTCTCTGAATACGAGCCGGCCGGAGACCAGCCAGCTGCTATTGCAGAGCTCAATGAACGCCTCAACCGCGATGAGCGCGATGTCGTACTGATGGGTGCTACCGGTACAGGTAAGTCCGCCACCGCTGCGTGGTTGATCGAAAAACAGCAGCGGCCCACCCTGGTGATGGCGCCAAATAAGACCCTGGCAGCGCAGCTAGCGAACGAGCTGCGCCAACTCTTGCCGCATAACGCGGTGGAGTACTTCGTTTCTTATTATGACTACTACCAGCCAGAGGCTTATATCGCGCAGACAGATACCTATATTGAGAAAGACTCTTCTATCAATGAGGACGTAGAGCGCCTGCGCCACTCGGCTACCTCGGCCCTGCTGTCCCGCCGGGACGTGGTGGTTGTGTCCTCCGTGTCGTGCATTTATGGCTTGGGTACCCCGCAGTCCTATTTGGATCGCTCAGTCATTATTTCCGTGGACGAGGAGCTGGATCGTGACCGCTTCCTCCGTTTGTTGGTGGATATCCAATACGAACGCAACGACGTGGGATTTACCCGCGGTACCTTCCGCGCCAAGGGCGACACGGTCGATATCATTCCGGCCTATGAGGAACGTGCGGTACGCATTGAATTCTTTGGCGATGATATCGATTCCCTTTACTACATTCACCCCGTCACAGGCGATGTCATCGAGGAAGTAGACGAGGTGCGCATCTTCCCCGCGACCCACTACGTGGCGGGACCCGAACGCATGGAAAAGGCCGTAGCCGCCATCAAAGAGGAATTGGCCGAGCGCCTGGAAGATCTAGAAAACCGCGGCAAACTGCTGGAGGCACAACGACTTCGCATGCGCACCGAATACGATCTAGAAATGATCGAGCAGGTAGGTTTTTGCTCCGGCATCGAGAACTACTCCCGCCACGTCGATGGCCGTCCGGCCGGCTCCGCACCGGCAACGCTGCTGGATTACTTCCCCGAGGATTTTCTCACCATTATTGACGAGTCTCACGTCACGGTCCCACAGATTGGCGGCATGTTCGAGGGCGATATGTCCCGCAAGCGCAACCTGGTGGAATTCGGTTTCCGGCTGCCCTCCGCAGTGGATAACCGCCCGCTGACCTTTGATGAGTTTGAACAGCGTGTAGGACAAACCGTTTACATGTCCGCGACCCCAGGTGACTTTGAGCTCACATCCTCGGACGGTGAGTACGTGGAGCAGGTGATTCGCCCGACCGGTCTGGTGGATCCGAAGGTTACCGTCAAACCCACTAAGGGCCAGATTGATGACCTTATTGATGAGGTACGCACCCGCATTTCGCAGCAAGAGCGAGTGCTGGTGACGACGCTGACTAAGCGCATGGCAGAAGACCTCACCGATTACCTGCTGGAGCAGGGGATTAAGGTGCGCTACTTGCACTCGGATATCGACACCTTGCAGCGCGTCGAGCTCTTGCGGCAATTGCGCCTAGGCGAGTTTGATGTGCTGGTGGGCATTAACCTTCTGCGTGAGGGCCTTGACCTCCCCGAGGTATCGCTCGTTGCCATCTTGGATGCAGACAAGGAAGGTTTCTTGCGCTCTACCACCTCGCTCATCCAGACCATTGGCCGTGCTGCCCGTAACGTCTCTGGCGAGGTCATTATGTATGCCGATAAAATCACCGATTCGATGCAAGAGGCAATCGAGGAGACGGAGCGACGCCGCGAAAAGCAGATAGCCTATAACAAGGAACACGGCATTGACCCGCAGCCATTGCGGAAAAAGATTGCCGATATCCTTGACCAGGTCTATGAAGACGGCGGGGAAGAAGAGTCCAACTCTGCCCCCTCTGCAGTGGTGGAGAAGCGAGACATTTCCAGCATGGCTACCGATGAGGTGCAGGCGCTTATCGACGACCTCTCGGCCCAAATGGGTGCCGCCGCGCGCGAGCTCAAATTTGAACTGGCTGGTCGTCTGCGCGATGAGATTGCTGATCTAAAGAAGGAATTGCGTGGATTGAAGGAAGCGGGGATTTAG
- a CDS encoding universal stress protein — protein MLTYKNIAVGTDGSETSLRAVRAAASMARAYDAKLIIISAFYNHAGSMLGAPRGDEAGLPVVSEDMAGTYLTNATRIAESEGAEHIEIVGKSGDPVKALLEVGQDYDVDLFVVGNRGVNSVRGRVFGSVPTELTHKSKVDVVVVNTSEKR, from the coding sequence ATGCTTACTTATAAAAACATTGCCGTCGGCACCGATGGCTCTGAAACCTCCCTGCGCGCGGTCCGCGCTGCGGCGTCCATGGCACGGGCGTACGACGCAAAGCTGATCATCATCTCAGCTTTTTATAACCACGCTGGATCCATGCTTGGTGCTCCGAGGGGCGACGAAGCCGGTCTGCCCGTTGTAAGTGAGGACATGGCCGGTACCTACCTGACCAATGCCACCCGTATCGCTGAGTCAGAGGGTGCGGAACACATTGAAATCGTAGGGAAATCTGGAGACCCAGTAAAAGCCTTGTTGGAAGTAGGCCAGGACTATGACGTGGACCTGTTCGTGGTGGGAAACCGCGGCGTGAATTCCGTTCGTGGTCGAGTCTTCGGTTCTGTCCCAACGGAACTAACCCACAAGTCAAAGGTAGACGTCGTCGTAGTTAATACCAGCGAGAAACGTTAA
- a CDS encoding universal stress protein gives MSDYNTIVVGTDGSKSSLLAVERAAKIAAAFDSNLIIGCAYYENQEQASKTLRQDSVTILGDEKAEANLKDAKAHAEKFGASKVETAVRPGTPVQALMSIVNDNDADLLIVGNRGINSLTGRLLGSVPADVARQSDCDVMIVHTVS, from the coding sequence ATGAGCGACTACAACACGATCGTTGTCGGTACTGACGGTTCTAAGTCTTCTCTCCTCGCTGTAGAGCGAGCAGCTAAGATTGCCGCCGCATTCGATTCCAATCTGATTATCGGTTGTGCTTACTACGAGAACCAGGAGCAGGCTTCCAAGACCCTGCGCCAGGATTCCGTAACCATTTTGGGCGATGAGAAGGCGGAGGCAAACCTCAAGGATGCTAAGGCACACGCTGAGAAGTTCGGCGCTTCCAAGGTAGAAACCGCTGTTCGCCCGGGCACCCCAGTGCAGGCCCTGATGTCCATCGTTAACGACAACGATGCTGACCTGCTTATCGTGGGCAACCGCGGCATCAACTCCCTGACCGGTCGCCTGCTGGGCTCCGTGCCGGCAGACGTTGCTCGCCAGTCCGACTGCGACGTAATGATCGTTCACACCGTCAGCTAA
- a CDS encoding App1 family protein: MALSDIMRKAESSLNSFTLKRSQQRGWKPLIVGYTGYGTTEQVRIFGRVLMHDPDEVKKDTWGQRGYQQFLTIQVGHHDVSVTIGEKTVTGTTDRNGYIDLLVHDHELEPGWHTATIEAANAKAVEVQLLIVDPAAKIGIISDIDDTVLVTWLPRALTAAWNSWAKRPSKRQAVPGMAEFYAQLQRRFPQAPVFYLSTGAWNTFGSLKKFLSHHGFPAGPMLLTDWGPTETGLFRSGQEHKRVQLRNLLIAYPDMQWILIGDDGQHDPLTYGDVANEHPDRIHSVLIRNLSPQEQLLSHGSLSPLADANEEGHFSIPLIQGANGNAIAAAFNAAHPAE, translated from the coding sequence ATGGCCTTATCTGACATCATGCGCAAAGCTGAAAGCTCGCTAAACTCCTTTACTTTGAAGCGATCCCAACAGCGTGGGTGGAAGCCCCTGATTGTGGGATATACAGGATATGGCACCACCGAACAGGTGAGAATCTTCGGCCGCGTACTCATGCACGATCCTGATGAAGTCAAAAAGGATACGTGGGGTCAGCGCGGCTACCAGCAGTTTCTTACCATTCAAGTAGGACACCACGACGTTTCGGTCACTATTGGGGAAAAGACTGTCACCGGCACCACCGATCGAAACGGATACATTGACTTACTAGTCCATGACCACGAATTAGAGCCCGGGTGGCACACGGCAACAATCGAGGCCGCAAACGCGAAAGCCGTAGAGGTTCAGCTGCTTATCGTTGATCCGGCGGCCAAGATCGGCATCATTAGCGATATCGATGACACGGTGCTTGTCACGTGGCTGCCGCGCGCGCTCACCGCGGCGTGGAATTCCTGGGCCAAGCGCCCTAGCAAGCGACAGGCGGTTCCCGGAATGGCCGAATTCTATGCTCAGCTACAACGGCGCTTCCCCCAAGCCCCAGTGTTTTATCTATCTACGGGCGCTTGGAATACCTTTGGCTCGCTCAAGAAATTCCTGTCCCACCATGGTTTCCCCGCGGGTCCCATGCTGCTGACGGACTGGGGCCCAACGGAAACGGGACTTTTCCGCAGCGGTCAGGAGCACAAGCGTGTTCAGCTGCGCAATCTGCTCATTGCCTACCCGGATATGCAATGGATTCTCATTGGCGATGACGGACAACATGATCCATTGACCTACGGCGATGTGGCCAATGAGCACCCGGACCGGATTCACTCTGTACTCATCCGCAATCTGAGCCCGCAGGAGCAGTTGCTCTCCCACGGCTCCCTGAGCCCTTTGGCCGATGCCAATGAGGAGGGCCACTTCTCTATTCCCTTGATTCAGGGCGCGAACGGCAATGCCATTGCCGCCGCATTCAACGCTGCACATCCTGCAGAGTAG
- a CDS encoding HelD family protein, with product MNSASNKHAAAAGSSEREAIATEQDYVDGLFSRLDDEVAAATERLNEVQADVDPSTPDADALVRRETEYHGLQAKLDRLNVAQMGLVFGRIDIDAPGDNPTPEGLDRRYIGRMGLDAREEDYRTLLLDWRAPMARPFYLATTAQPEGVHTRRQIRTKGRTVTGIHDEVLAGPGVREEEAGVASESALYHAMQRARTGHMASIVETIQREQDEIIRDNTRGVMVVEGGPGTGKTAVALHRVAYLLYTHRELLSATGVLIVGPNSSFLDYISRVLPELGETGVVLSTIGGLFPGIEPSHEEDLVAREIKGSDAMVEILSTAVKDYQLLPDAPRELAVDGLTLSVTPSMVKSARTRARRSRKPHNEARGAFIEHLVEDLAQQMAEKVGADPLGGKNLLSRADIDQFHDDLAEDAAVTALIDEFWPELHPTDVLAALVSSRERIASAAHGYDEETQEALYRAEGRAWTDSDAALLDELAVLIGLPNPEEKKAADDAAWREQVADAEDALDILSSSESTDNDDDMFEAEILSAHDVIDAETLAHRQEVRDKRTTAQRAREDHTWAYGHIIVDEAQELTPMEWRMLFRRCPSRWMTLVGDTSQTGSPAGVDDWGEALEPFVAQRFRHHFLTVNYRTPQPITELANGLLEMINPDAIPATAIRDGVQVRRLEQGTYTPGVHSEEDGRLTAVIDAATAERYKGLEFDHVVVLDPQRIVDASPQGLQNLYVCITRATQSLTLVGDCGEVL from the coding sequence GTGAACTCAGCATCCAATAAGCACGCGGCGGCCGCAGGTTCCTCGGAGCGCGAAGCCATCGCTACGGAGCAAGATTATGTGGACGGCCTTTTCTCCCGCCTCGACGATGAGGTGGCTGCAGCAACTGAACGGCTCAATGAGGTGCAGGCGGACGTAGATCCCTCCACCCCGGACGCGGATGCCTTGGTGCGCCGCGAAACGGAATACCACGGGCTCCAAGCCAAGCTGGATCGTCTCAATGTGGCCCAAATGGGATTGGTCTTTGGCCGCATCGACATCGACGCCCCAGGTGATAATCCCACCCCGGAAGGCCTCGATCGCCGCTACATCGGCCGCATGGGACTCGATGCGCGTGAAGAGGACTATCGGACGCTACTGCTTGACTGGCGTGCCCCCATGGCACGGCCGTTCTACCTCGCTACCACCGCCCAACCAGAAGGCGTGCACACCCGCCGCCAAATCCGCACCAAGGGGCGCACCGTCACGGGCATTCATGATGAAGTCCTCGCTGGCCCCGGTGTGCGTGAAGAAGAGGCCGGCGTAGCGAGCGAATCCGCTCTCTATCACGCCATGCAGCGAGCCCGCACGGGTCACATGGCCTCCATCGTGGAGACTATTCAGCGGGAGCAGGACGAGATTATCCGCGATAACACCCGCGGCGTGATGGTGGTAGAAGGCGGCCCCGGCACCGGTAAGACCGCAGTTGCGCTGCACCGCGTTGCCTATCTGCTCTATACCCACCGCGAGCTGCTGTCTGCCACTGGCGTGCTCATCGTTGGTCCCAATAGCAGCTTCTTGGACTATATTTCGCGCGTGCTCCCAGAACTAGGCGAGACCGGCGTGGTGCTCTCCACCATCGGCGGGCTCTTTCCTGGAATTGAGCCTAGCCACGAAGAAGACCTCGTGGCTCGGGAAATCAAGGGCAGCGACGCCATGGTGGAAATCCTCTCCACTGCGGTCAAGGACTACCAGTTGCTTCCCGACGCTCCCCGCGAACTAGCAGTCGACGGCCTTACCTTAAGCGTCACGCCAAGCATGGTGAAAAGCGCCCGCACACGTGCACGCCGCTCGCGCAAGCCACACAATGAAGCTCGCGGTGCCTTCATCGAGCACCTCGTAGAGGACCTAGCCCAGCAAATGGCAGAAAAGGTCGGTGCCGATCCGCTTGGCGGAAAAAATCTTCTTTCCCGCGCCGATATTGATCAATTCCACGATGACCTTGCTGAGGACGCGGCCGTTACTGCCTTGATCGATGAGTTTTGGCCCGAACTACACCCCACCGATGTGCTTGCTGCTCTAGTCTCCTCGCGTGAGCGCATCGCTTCTGCCGCGCACGGGTATGATGAGGAAACCCAAGAAGCGCTCTACCGCGCAGAGGGGCGAGCATGGACGGATTCGGATGCGGCCTTGCTAGACGAGCTTGCCGTCCTCATCGGCCTACCCAACCCTGAAGAAAAGAAGGCAGCCGATGATGCCGCGTGGCGCGAGCAAGTGGCGGATGCGGAAGACGCACTGGATATCTTGTCCTCCTCCGAGTCCACAGATAATGACGATGACATGTTTGAAGCAGAAATCCTCTCTGCCCACGATGTCATCGACGCCGAGACTCTGGCGCATCGCCAAGAGGTGCGCGATAAGCGCACCACTGCCCAACGCGCCCGCGAAGACCATACATGGGCTTATGGTCACATCATCGTGGACGAGGCACAGGAATTAACGCCTATGGAGTGGCGAATGCTCTTCCGCCGCTGCCCTTCGCGGTGGATGACTTTGGTGGGTGATACCTCCCAGACTGGTTCCCCGGCAGGTGTTGATGACTGGGGCGAGGCCCTCGAGCCCTTCGTGGCTCAGCGCTTCCGTCACCATTTTCTTACCGTCAACTATCGCACCCCGCAGCCCATTACGGAATTGGCCAATGGACTGTTGGAAATGATTAACCCTGACGCCATTCCGGCGACAGCCATCCGTGATGGAGTGCAGGTGCGCCGGCTTGAGCAGGGCACCTACACCCCTGGAGTACACAGCGAAGAGGACGGCAGGCTCACAGCGGTTATTGATGCCGCCACGGCGGAGCGCTACAAGGGCCTCGAGTTTGACCACGTGGTCGTGCTCGATCCGCAGCGCATCGTGGATGCCTCCCCACAGGGATTGCAGAACCTCTATGTCTGCATCACTCGTGCCACTCAATCGCTCACGCTCGTTGGTGACTGCGGCGAAGTTCTTTAG
- a CDS encoding DoxX family protein codes for MIRKLARPMLASVFVWEGVDNLRNASEHVKETEGFLKTVRKAVPSEYQGYIPNDPELVTRAIGGAKVGAGSTLALGKAPRTSAAVLAAATLPNLIGKNNFWSADNKEDKESRRNGFVTNTALLGALFIATQDTEGKPSLRWRAQKAGKRTNKKIQQALPTKSESEQKREELSARANELSSKAGDWINETSAKAQAYVDDNKDDWQSTGRGLLDTAKSYVDDAKTYVEDNKGDWQESGRGLLGNAKSFIEDSVDNAKTYVEDNKGDWLETAQANRDIARTRAVKAATKAQARADKAVAKLDGAKSKRANKKASKHADKLQQEANKKIEAAIKKLEKRSK; via the coding sequence ATGATTCGCAAGCTTGCCCGCCCCATGCTGGCATCCGTATTTGTATGGGAAGGCGTAGACAACCTGCGCAACGCGTCCGAGCACGTGAAGGAAACCGAGGGTTTCCTCAAGACCGTGCGCAAGGCCGTTCCTTCTGAGTACCAGGGCTACATCCCTAATGACCCAGAACTAGTTACCCGCGCCATTGGCGGCGCTAAGGTAGGCGCCGGCTCCACCTTGGCTCTGGGCAAGGCACCGCGCACTTCCGCTGCGGTTCTGGCCGCCGCTACCCTGCCTAACCTGATTGGCAAGAACAACTTCTGGTCAGCAGACAACAAGGAAGACAAGGAATCCCGCCGCAACGGTTTCGTTACCAACACCGCTTTGCTCGGCGCCCTGTTTATCGCTACCCAGGACACCGAGGGCAAGCCTTCCCTGCGTTGGCGCGCACAGAAGGCCGGCAAGCGCACAAATAAGAAAATTCAGCAGGCGCTGCCTACTAAGTCTGAGTCCGAGCAGAAGCGCGAAGAACTCTCTGCCCGTGCTAACGAGCTGTCTTCCAAGGCCGGCGACTGGATCAACGAGACCTCTGCCAAGGCACAGGCTTATGTAGACGACAACAAGGATGACTGGCAGTCCACCGGCCGCGGTCTGCTAGATACCGCAAAGTCCTATGTTGACGATGCCAAGACCTACGTAGAGGACAACAAGGGCGATTGGCAGGAGTCTGGCCGCGGCTTGCTGGGCAACGCCAAGTCCTTCATTGAGGACTCGGTCGACAACGCCAAGACTTACGTTGAAGACAATAAGGGTGACTGGCTCGAGACCGCACAGGCTAATCGCGACATCGCCCGTACCCGTGCTGTGAAGGCAGCTACCAAGGCTCAGGCACGTGCCGATAAGGCCGTCGCCAAGCTGGATGGCGCCAAGTCCAAGCGCGCAAACAAGAAGGCTTCCAAGCACGCTGACAAGCTGCAGCAGGAGGCAAATAAGAAGATCGAGGCAGCTATCAAGAAGCTGGAAAAGCGCTCTAAGTAG
- a CDS encoding MBL fold metallo-hydrolase, whose protein sequence is MTNELQLHQISVSEMDNNCYLLQAGEEGLLVDAADDAPAILDMARKAGVKITAVLTTHRHWDHVRALEEILSETGATHYASFLDSPAIPAEVDVELREGDSIEFAGLQLPIIILRGHTPGGAALVASIDGVTNLFVGDSLFPGGLGKTTSEGDFVRLYKDVTARIFDEFPDNTIVRPGHGKSTTLGEERPKLGDWWERRW, encoded by the coding sequence ATGACTAACGAGCTTCAGCTACATCAAATTTCCGTCTCCGAGATGGACAATAACTGCTACCTCCTACAGGCGGGCGAAGAGGGCTTGCTTGTCGACGCCGCCGATGACGCCCCCGCAATCCTCGACATGGCCCGCAAGGCCGGAGTGAAAATCACCGCGGTGCTTACTACCCACCGCCACTGGGACCACGTGCGCGCACTCGAGGAGATTTTGTCCGAAACTGGCGCTACTCACTACGCCTCTTTCCTCGATTCCCCCGCCATCCCAGCTGAGGTAGACGTAGAGCTGCGCGAGGGCGATTCCATCGAGTTCGCGGGCCTTCAGCTGCCCATCATTATCTTGCGCGGCCACACCCCAGGCGGGGCGGCTCTTGTTGCCAGCATCGATGGCGTCACCAACCTCTTCGTAGGCGATTCCCTCTTCCCCGGCGGCTTGGGCAAGACCACCTCTGAGGGTGACTTCGTCCGCCTATATAAGGACGTCACCGCGCGCATCTTTGATGAGTTCCCCGACAATACGATCGTGCGCCCGGGACACGGCAAGTCCACGACCTTGGGCGAGGAGCGCCCCAAGCTTGGTGACTGGTGGGAACGCCGCTGGTGA